A genome region from Phycisphaeraceae bacterium includes the following:
- a CDS encoding choice-of-anchor B family protein yields MTMMMPRSIAASLSAAMLAAGVLGHADDPKAKHWEPPVVAPAWRLGIEGASSEGGVAESFTSDGVQLLSWFPVTTFGTQNTSGNDCWGYVSPSGREYALMGLSHGTGIVEITNPEQAQIVAFLPGPQSLWRNIKTYKNWMYAVSEGGGGIQVFDLSLIDAGLVTTFPSVTTGGTQATHTMIINEKSGYLYRMGGGSNGLRIYNLEPNPAQPQFVASWPDRYVHDGYVVTYESGPYAGREVFFACGGFNSGHVDTGVTIIDVTNKSSLQVMSQFYYPNAAYSHQLWPSEDLQFAYLNDEIDEQNHGLFSVGRIIDISNLSQPTLAGTYTTGLQTVDHNEYVRGDLLFCSNYKSGLRIFDISNRTNPVEVAWFDTYPENDTAGYAGLWSNYPFFPSGTVIGSDLQRGLFVWRISNETLAISYPNGVPSLVSPAGQSITVQITPIAGAEIEPGTAKMIVTGAGAPIEVPMSPVGGELWSATVPSLPCGTKIGLRFTAKVAGGVTVSDPAAPGAYSALIAVSQSMVWDDDFESDKGWTYGVAGDTATGGVWERGNPIGTTAQPNGGHQPEVSGPNCAFTGQHPGGGAGANDVDNGITTLISPVFGTGGADDIYFTAFVWYSNDKGANPGVDVMPVHVSNNGGATWTLITNINNSTTSWVPYSWRLADYVPLTENMRVRFRAQDLGAQALVEAAVDTVAIVGYGCTPVVPGDLNGDGVVNGADIALLLGNWGGSGTGDLNGDGTVDGSDLAILLGNWS; encoded by the coding sequence ATGACGATGATGATGCCCCGATCGATCGCCGCGTCGCTGTCGGCCGCCATGCTTGCGGCTGGTGTCCTTGGGCACGCGGACGACCCGAAGGCGAAGCACTGGGAACCACCGGTCGTCGCGCCGGCGTGGCGACTCGGAATCGAAGGGGCGTCGAGCGAAGGTGGTGTGGCCGAGAGCTTCACTTCGGACGGCGTGCAGCTTCTCTCCTGGTTCCCGGTGACCACCTTCGGCACGCAGAACACCAGCGGCAATGACTGCTGGGGCTATGTGAGCCCGTCGGGGCGCGAGTACGCGCTGATGGGGCTGAGTCACGGTACCGGCATCGTCGAGATCACCAATCCCGAGCAGGCGCAGATCGTGGCGTTCCTGCCGGGACCGCAGAGCCTCTGGCGCAACATCAAGACCTACAAGAACTGGATGTATGCCGTGAGTGAAGGTGGTGGCGGCATCCAGGTCTTCGATCTCTCGCTCATCGACGCGGGCCTCGTGACGACATTCCCGAGCGTGACCACGGGCGGAACGCAGGCGACGCACACCATGATCATCAATGAGAAGTCCGGCTACCTCTATCGCATGGGCGGGGGAAGCAACGGACTTCGCATCTACAACCTTGAACCCAATCCGGCACAGCCGCAGTTCGTGGCGTCGTGGCCCGATCGCTATGTCCACGACGGCTATGTGGTGACCTATGAGAGCGGGCCTTACGCCGGTCGCGAGGTCTTCTTCGCCTGCGGCGGTTTCAACAGCGGTCATGTCGACACGGGGGTGACCATCATCGATGTGACCAACAAGTCATCGCTCCAGGTCATGTCGCAGTTCTACTACCCGAATGCGGCCTACTCGCACCAGCTCTGGCCGAGCGAGGATCTCCAGTTCGCGTATCTCAATGATGAGATCGACGAGCAGAACCACGGGCTCTTCTCCGTCGGCCGGATCATCGACATCTCCAATCTGAGTCAGCCCACGCTGGCGGGCACCTACACCACCGGTCTCCAGACGGTGGACCACAATGAGTATGTTCGAGGGGATCTGCTCTTCTGCTCGAACTACAAGAGCGGGCTCCGCATCTTCGACATCTCCAATCGAACGAATCCCGTGGAGGTGGCGTGGTTCGATACCTACCCGGAGAACGATACGGCGGGCTACGCCGGGCTCTGGAGCAACTACCCGTTCTTCCCAAGCGGCACCGTGATCGGCAGTGATCTTCAGAGGGGCCTCTTTGTCTGGCGCATCTCCAACGAGACCCTGGCGATCTCCTATCCCAATGGTGTGCCTTCGCTTGTCTCGCCTGCGGGGCAGTCGATCACCGTGCAGATCACGCCGATCGCCGGCGCCGAGATCGAACCCGGAACAGCGAAGATGATCGTGACCGGCGCCGGGGCACCGATCGAGGTGCCGATGTCACCTGTTGGTGGAGAGCTCTGGTCGGCAACCGTGCCATCGCTGCCGTGCGGAACAAAGATCGGACTTCGATTCACCGCCAAGGTGGCCGGAGGCGTGACCGTCTCCGATCCCGCGGCGCCGGGGGCCTACTCGGCGCTCATCGCCGTGAGCCAGTCGATGGTCTGGGACGATGACTTCGAGAGCGACAAGGGCTGGACCTACGGCGTCGCGGGCGACACTGCGACGGGTGGAGTGTGGGAGCGAGGCAATCCGATCGGAACGACGGCCCAGCCCAACGGCGGCCATCAGCCTGAAGTCTCCGGTCCCAACTGCGCCTTCACCGGTCAGCACCCCGGCGGCGGCGCAGGTGCAAACGATGTCGACAACGGCATCACGACGCTCATCTCGCCCGTCTTTGGAACCGGCGGCGCCGACGACATCTACTTCACCGCGTTCGTCTGGTACAGCAATGACAAGGGCGCGAACCCCGGCGTCGATGTCATGCCAGTGCATGTCTCGAACAATGGCGGCGCCACATGGACGCTGATCACGAACATCAACAACAGCACGACCTCGTGGGTGCCGTACTCCTGGCGCTTGGCTGACTATGTGCCGCTGACTGAGAACATGCGGGTGCGCTTCCGTGCCCAGGATCTCGGTGCTCAGGCGCTGGTTGAAGCTGCCGTCGACACCGTCGCCATTGTTGGCTACGGATGCACGCCGGTGGTGCCTGGTGACCTGAACGGCGACGGCGTGGTCAATGGTGCCGACATCGCGCTCCTCCTCGGCAACTGGGGCGGATCCGGCACTGGCGACCTGAACGGCGACGGGACGGTCGACGGATCGGATCTGGCGATTCTGCTGGGCAACTGGAGCTGA
- a CDS encoding FAD:protein FMN transferase, which yields MRWPAISLTLLTIIGCASPRAVERPPALRETFSEVHMGSRARIVIAGVDHATARAAARAAFDRIACLERTLSDWMIDSEVARVAQAVADEPGAIEVSEDLARALSCALVMWQVTDGRFDPALGALTTLWRRAKREGSLPSEAEIALARRATGADALRLEGRTLMINRPGVSLDFGAIGKGWAADEALMVLRAHGCGAALIDFGGDLVSGDAPLGESGWRVRIGTAGDVIRLPPGSAVATSGDAERSLDADGTRRSHLIAPDVGLGVIGIPEITVMVVPHDGTADHLSGACGPGAIADALATALGTSDQAARERLLRHRPEVTVWINDGLGTTRLSPSLGAAVDRAPRSDPALAP from the coding sequence GTGCGTTGGCCTGCGATCTCATTGACGCTGCTGACGATCATCGGCTGCGCCTCGCCACGCGCGGTCGAGCGACCTCCTGCCTTGCGAGAGACCTTCTCCGAGGTGCACATGGGCTCTCGCGCCCGGATCGTGATCGCCGGGGTCGATCACGCGACCGCGCGCGCCGCCGCCCGCGCCGCGTTTGACCGCATCGCGTGCCTCGAACGCACCCTTTCGGATTGGATGATCGACAGCGAGGTCGCTCGCGTTGCGCAGGCCGTGGCCGACGAGCCCGGCGCGATCGAAGTCTCCGAGGATCTTGCGAGGGCACTCTCCTGCGCACTCGTCATGTGGCAGGTGACCGATGGTCGTTTCGACCCAGCGCTCGGGGCCCTCACCACGCTCTGGCGCAGGGCGAAGCGCGAAGGATCACTTCCCTCCGAGGCCGAGATTGCTCTGGCTCGCCGCGCCACCGGCGCCGATGCGTTGCGCCTCGAGGGTCGGACGCTGATGATCAATCGCCCCGGCGTCAGCCTCGACTTCGGAGCGATCGGCAAGGGATGGGCCGCCGATGAGGCTCTCATGGTCCTCCGCGCGCATGGCTGCGGTGCGGCGCTCATCGACTTCGGTGGTGACCTCGTCTCAGGCGATGCGCCTCTCGGTGAATCGGGGTGGCGCGTGCGCATCGGCACCGCGGGCGATGTCATTCGCCTGCCTCCGGGAAGCGCCGTGGCCACCAGTGGCGACGCCGAGCGCTCGCTCGATGCCGACGGTACGCGACGCTCCCACCTGATCGCGCCCGATGTAGGGCTCGGCGTCATCGGAATTCCGGAGATCACGGTGATGGTGGTGCCCCATGACGGCACCGCCGATCACCTCAGCGGCGCATGCGGTCCCGGCGCGATCGCCGACGCACTCGCGACAGCCTTGGGAACGAGTGATCAAGCGGCTCGTGAGCGGCTGCTTCGACATCGTCCCGAGGTCACCGTGTGGATCAACGATGGCCTCGGAACAACGCGGCTCAGCCCTTCGCTCGGCGCGGCGGTCGACCGGGCACCGCGATCGGATCCTGCTCTCGCGCCGTGA
- a CDS encoding Gfo/Idh/MocA family oxidoreductase has translation MTAAPLSRRTFVQATTAAAALLAVPRVWGRAPGSERLRVGLIGCGGRGRGAAVQAISADPAVQLWAVGDVFPDHVDAAVQSFAGITELADRIDLPPERQFVGIDAFQKVIDSGVDMVILATPPHFRPAHLEAAVAAGKHVFCEKPVCVDVPGYHRVQRALREAQPKGLNIASGFCWRSSEPERQLVERLRAGRIGDVVAIHALYLTSPLGTRPRQESWSDLEFQLRNWQHFTWLSGDHLVEQAVHSADKLLWFMDGALPVRCTATGGRGVRESIPERGDSWDHFAVSYEYADGRRSLLMCRQQPGTHQENTEGLVGTRGFGFVNGWGPRLELTGADPWQWSSDRMPPNMYEVQQRELVEAILGRRERIFHDFMADSCYMAILGREAAYSGALMEWDRFQGNNDRLGPETYEFGPLPFPEPRRPGQRRRA, from the coding sequence ATGACCGCTGCGCCACTCTCGCGCCGGACCTTCGTCCAAGCCACGACCGCCGCCGCAGCTCTTCTCGCCGTGCCGAGGGTGTGGGGCCGCGCGCCCGGCAGCGAGCGGCTGCGAGTAGGGCTCATCGGGTGTGGCGGGCGAGGACGAGGTGCTGCGGTTCAGGCGATCAGCGCCGATCCCGCGGTGCAGTTGTGGGCCGTGGGCGATGTCTTTCCCGATCATGTCGATGCGGCCGTTCAGAGTTTCGCGGGCATCACGGAGCTCGCCGATCGCATCGATCTTCCACCGGAGCGCCAGTTCGTCGGCATCGATGCCTTTCAGAAGGTGATCGACTCCGGCGTGGACATGGTCATCCTGGCGACGCCGCCTCACTTCAGGCCTGCGCATCTCGAAGCGGCTGTTGCGGCGGGCAAGCATGTCTTCTGCGAGAAGCCGGTCTGTGTCGATGTGCCCGGATATCACCGCGTGCAGCGCGCGTTGCGCGAGGCGCAGCCGAAGGGGCTCAACATCGCGAGCGGGTTCTGCTGGCGTTCCAGTGAACCGGAGCGCCAACTGGTTGAACGGCTGCGGGCAGGTCGGATCGGCGATGTGGTCGCGATCCATGCGCTCTACCTGACCTCGCCGCTCGGCACTCGGCCCCGGCAGGAGTCTTGGAGCGATCTTGAATTCCAGCTTCGGAACTGGCAGCACTTCACCTGGCTCTCGGGCGATCACCTTGTCGAGCAGGCGGTGCACTCCGCCGACAAGCTGCTCTGGTTCATGGACGGCGCCCTGCCCGTGCGCTGCACCGCCACCGGCGGGCGCGGAGTTCGAGAGTCGATTCCCGAGCGAGGCGACAGTTGGGATCACTTCGCGGTCAGCTACGAGTATGCCGACGGTCGCCGCTCATTGCTCATGTGCCGTCAGCAACCGGGCACGCACCAGGAGAACACCGAGGGACTCGTCGGCACGCGGGGTTTCGGCTTCGTGAACGGCTGGGGACCACGCCTCGAACTGACTGGTGCTGATCCATGGCAGTGGTCCTCGGATCGCATGCCGCCGAACATGTACGAAGTACAGCAGCGCGAGCTGGTGGAGGCGATTCTCGGGCGACGGGAGCGCATCTTCCACGACTTCATGGCGGACAGTTGCTACATGGCCATTCTCGGTCGTGAGGCGGCGTACTCGGGCGCCTTGATGGAATGGGATCGCTTCCAGGGAAACAACGATCGCCTCGGGCCGGAGACCTATGAGTTCGGTCCACTTCCATTCCCCGAGCCTCGGCGACCTGGACAGAGGAGGCGCGCGTGA
- a CDS encoding SUMF1/EgtB/PvdO family nonheme iron enzyme: MSFTGDGEDHCQAVHLDGLHGGGPRDTRRWAARLVFAISLIGSALAPQLHSAPEGSQAREEPAVATPPVPREQRADSQPSVESIERVVIPIPGSALDLELVRVDLGLDRPLWMSRSEITWDMLDAFVYAFDLEDDEATEVDGITRPSKPYISMDRGFGKSGFPAISVNHRLATEFCQWLSARSGRTLRLPTLDEWRRACERSGIDAASLPDFAWCAENAGQKTHPVRSRQADRLGLHDLFGNAAEWVDAGDGAFRVVGGSFRDSAATMSCAMALERDPAWNASDPQIPKSIWWLADGGFVGFRVVVEEPSRQPSESLPSTTPPTEEPAAPTPRPVPATEPRP; encoded by the coding sequence GTGTCCTTCACGGGTGACGGCGAGGATCACTGTCAAGCGGTCCACCTCGATGGGCTGCACGGTGGTGGCCCCCGTGACACGCGCCGGTGGGCCGCTCGACTTGTGTTCGCCATCTCGTTGATCGGGAGTGCGCTCGCACCGCAGCTTCACTCCGCGCCGGAAGGGAGCCAGGCGCGCGAGGAGCCAGCGGTCGCAACGCCGCCAGTCCCCCGTGAGCAGCGTGCGGACTCTCAGCCGAGCGTCGAGTCGATCGAGCGCGTCGTCATTCCCATTCCCGGCTCCGCCCTCGACCTTGAGTTGGTCCGCGTCGACCTCGGACTCGATCGCCCTCTCTGGATGAGTCGCAGCGAGATCACCTGGGACATGCTCGATGCCTTTGTCTACGCCTTCGACCTCGAAGATGATGAGGCCACCGAAGTTGATGGCATCACTCGGCCCAGCAAGCCCTACATCAGCATGGACCGGGGCTTCGGAAAGAGCGGATTCCCTGCAATCAGTGTCAACCACCGCCTCGCCACGGAGTTCTGTCAATGGCTCTCCGCCCGAAGTGGCAGGACGCTGCGGCTTCCCACGCTCGATGAGTGGCGCCGCGCCTGTGAGCGAAGCGGGATCGATGCCGCGTCGCTTCCCGACTTCGCATGGTGCGCCGAGAACGCAGGGCAGAAGACCCATCCGGTTCGGAGTCGTCAAGCCGATCGGCTCGGGCTTCATGACCTCTTCGGGAACGCCGCGGAGTGGGTCGATGCCGGTGATGGGGCGTTCCGGGTGGTTGGCGGCTCCTTCCGCGACTCGGCGGCGACCATGAGCTGTGCGATGGCGCTCGAGCGCGATCCAGCCTGGAACGCGAGCGACCCGCAGATTCCCAAGAGCATCTGGTGGCTCGCTGATGGGGGGTTCGTCGGCTTTCGTGTGGTCGTTGAGGAGCCATCGCGTCAGCCATCCGAATCACTCCCATCAACCACCCCGCCGACGGAAGAGCCTGCCGCACCGACCCCACGACCCGTTCCAGCTACGGAGCCACGACCATGA
- a CDS encoding isocitrate/isopropylmalate dehydrogenase family protein, with protein MRRAVLIPGDGIGPEVSRAVVRILDAAGADIEWIERHAGLGAIERGATETLPADTVEAIRSCGVALKGPCTTPVGAGFSSVNVALRKTLNLYAAVRPVRSLEGVKTRYEGVDLVIVRENTEGLYAGIENEVTKGVVTSLKVATDAACRRIAEFAFTYAIARGRRKISVFHKANIMKLTDGLFIRCAREVREAKFPQVEYEELIIDAACMRLVQDPARFDVILMENLYGDVVSDLCAGLVGGLGVAPGANYGEGDAVFEAVHGSAPDIAGKGVANPLSLLMSSVMLLNHLAATRGDTAAGEIATRIRNAYNRALVDGARTRDLGGSLGTEAFADAIIARL; from the coding sequence ATGCGTCGTGCGGTCCTGATTCCTGGAGATGGGATTGGTCCCGAAGTCAGCCGAGCTGTCGTCCGCATCCTCGATGCGGCGGGCGCGGACATCGAGTGGATCGAGCGGCACGCGGGGCTTGGAGCCATCGAGCGCGGGGCAACCGAAACGCTGCCGGCTGACACGGTCGAGGCGATCAGGTCGTGTGGTGTGGCGCTCAAGGGGCCCTGCACCACCCCGGTCGGCGCGGGATTCTCGAGCGTGAATGTCGCGCTTCGAAAGACGCTCAACCTCTACGCCGCGGTGCGTCCCGTGCGCTCCCTCGAGGGCGTGAAGACTCGATATGAAGGTGTCGACCTTGTCATTGTTCGTGAGAACACCGAGGGGCTTTATGCGGGCATCGAGAACGAGGTCACGAAGGGGGTCGTCACCAGCCTGAAGGTGGCGACCGACGCGGCGTGCCGGCGCATTGCTGAGTTCGCCTTCACCTATGCCATTGCACGGGGGCGCCGCAAGATCAGCGTCTTCCACAAGGCGAACATCATGAAGCTGACCGATGGACTCTTCATCCGCTGCGCCCGCGAGGTGCGCGAGGCGAAGTTCCCGCAGGTTGAGTACGAGGAGTTGATCATCGACGCCGCCTGCATGCGCCTGGTGCAGGATCCCGCGCGCTTCGATGTCATCCTGATGGAGAACCTCTACGGCGATGTGGTCAGCGATCTCTGCGCTGGTCTCGTCGGTGGTCTTGGCGTCGCACCGGGGGCCAACTATGGCGAGGGCGATGCGGTCTTCGAGGCCGTCCATGGCAGCGCCCCGGATATCGCCGGCAAGGGGGTGGCCAATCCGCTCTCGCTCCTGATGAGCTCCGTCATGCTGCTCAACCACCTCGCGGCCACGCGCGGTGACACGGCGGCGGGTGAGATCGCGACGCGCATTCGAAACGCATACAACCGCGCCCTCGTCGATGGCGCCCGAACGCGCGATCTCGGCGGATCGCTTGGCACCGAGGCCTTCGCCGACGCGATCATCGCGCGACTTTGA
- a CDS encoding c-type cytochrome gives MNTVRRCPRTSRVVMSLCIGAGLLSAAMVATAASVPGRDDDQAPAEVEDPREIGSSQLRRLLRMSRPRDFMPDSTNLVADSREAARLGQILFFEPRLSANNEVSCATCHDPQRGFTDGRRLAMGLSEGTRNTQTLLDISDFPFFTWDGRADSLWSQALHPFEDPAEMGLTRFEVIERIRAIPELKREFEAVFGALPPTADPDHATSDERVAVNRAFSNIGKAIAAYERRLRTGPSLFDMEIERHRARSNMPVPGFGDSEQRGLKLFLTTAGCWRCHHGAFLSDGAFHSIGVPPLGGGLPKDRGRLDAIARLQASDFNAAGRYSDDPSGSRAQLTLALTEEPGLWGAVRTPSLRNVGRTAPYMHAGQFETLEEVVNFYNTLDGAIADHHGERVLEPLGLSDEQVADLVAFLRTLDGPLPDESLLRPISLNEPE, from the coding sequence ATGAACACGGTCCGACGCTGTCCGCGCACTTCTCGAGTCGTCATGTCACTCTGCATCGGGGCGGGACTCCTCTCCGCGGCCATGGTGGCTACGGCGGCCTCGGTCCCCGGTCGCGACGATGATCAAGCTCCAGCCGAAGTCGAGGATCCTCGAGAGATCGGAAGCAGTCAATTGCGTCGGCTCCTTCGCATGTCGAGGCCGCGCGACTTCATGCCCGATTCGACGAACCTGGTGGCCGACTCTCGTGAAGCGGCCCGGCTTGGCCAGATTCTCTTCTTCGAGCCGCGGCTCTCGGCCAACAACGAAGTGAGTTGCGCCACCTGCCACGATCCACAGCGGGGCTTCACCGATGGAAGGCGTCTTGCCATGGGACTCTCCGAGGGAACCCGGAACACCCAGACGCTGCTTGACATCTCCGACTTTCCCTTCTTCACCTGGGATGGTCGGGCCGACTCCTTGTGGAGTCAGGCGCTTCATCCCTTTGAGGACCCTGCCGAAATGGGCCTCACGCGCTTCGAAGTCATCGAGCGCATCCGCGCCATCCCGGAGTTGAAGCGTGAGTTCGAAGCCGTCTTCGGGGCTCTGCCGCCGACCGCCGATCCGGACCATGCGACCAGCGATGAGCGCGTGGCGGTCAATCGCGCGTTCAGCAACATCGGGAAGGCGATCGCTGCCTACGAGCGCCGGCTGCGCACTGGTCCGAGCCTCTTCGACATGGAGATCGAGCGGCACCGCGCCCGAAGCAACATGCCGGTGCCCGGATTCGGCGACTCCGAGCAGCGGGGCTTGAAGCTCTTCCTGACCACGGCAGGGTGCTGGCGCTGCCACCATGGCGCGTTCCTCTCTGATGGCGCCTTCCACTCGATTGGTGTGCCGCCGCTGGGTGGTGGTCTGCCGAAGGATCGGGGACGCCTTGATGCGATCGCACGACTCCAGGCGAGCGACTTCAATGCAGCGGGGCGCTACTCCGACGATCCCTCCGGCTCGCGAGCCCAACTGACGCTGGCCCTCACCGAAGAGCCGGGACTGTGGGGCGCGGTTCGGACGCCCTCACTGCGCAATGTCGGGCGCACAGCCCCATACATGCACGCAGGTCAGTTCGAAACGCTCGAAGAGGTGGTCAACTTCTACAACACCCTCGATGGTGCGATCGCGGACCATCATGGCGAGCGCGTACTGGAACCGCTGGGGCTCTCGGACGAACAGGTCGCCGACTTGGTCGCCTTTCTTCGGACTCTCGACGGGCCTCTGCCTGATGAGTCACTGCTTCGACCGATCTCGCTCAACGAGCCCGAGTAA
- a CDS encoding fused response regulator/phosphatase translates to MPVPNETARCRVLLVDDQPIIGEAVRRMLSAQPDFEFEYCRDPHQAIDRAIAIRPTVILQDLVMPEVDGLDLVKAYREREETREIPLVVLSSKEEAATKADAFARGANDYLVKLPDALEVLARLRYHSRGYIAQLERNAAYKALDESRAMLMEEVRRAAEYVQSLLPAPLEGPISTQWRFIPSESLGGDCFGYHWIDDERLAIYLLDVCGHGVGPALLAVSAMNMIRGASMPGATPEDPASVLRGLNELFPMTRHNGMFFTLFYGVYERPSRTLRWSNAGHPPALVVAPDGAARRLDSQGLMIGAVDEMTWSAVETVIEPGARLLIYSDGLYELRMSDGSMWSLDDFLVGAATAEHESGNAHALDAILARSRAIQRRDDFSDDASLLEVTFRT, encoded by the coding sequence TCGGCGAGGCCGTCCGTCGGATGCTGAGTGCGCAGCCGGACTTCGAGTTCGAGTACTGCCGCGACCCGCATCAGGCGATCGATCGGGCGATCGCCATTCGCCCGACGGTCATCCTCCAGGACCTCGTGATGCCCGAGGTCGACGGCCTCGATCTGGTCAAGGCCTATCGCGAGCGGGAGGAGACGCGAGAGATTCCACTCGTCGTCCTGAGTTCAAAGGAGGAGGCCGCGACCAAGGCGGATGCCTTCGCTCGCGGCGCCAATGACTATCTCGTGAAGCTCCCCGATGCCCTCGAGGTCCTCGCGCGCCTGCGCTACCACTCGCGCGGCTACATCGCGCAGCTCGAACGCAACGCCGCCTACAAGGCGCTCGATGAGAGCCGGGCGATGCTCATGGAGGAGGTTCGCCGCGCGGCGGAGTATGTGCAGAGCCTTCTGCCCGCGCCCCTCGAAGGACCAATCTCCACGCAGTGGCGCTTCATTCCCTCGGAATCTCTCGGGGGCGATTGCTTCGGCTATCACTGGATCGATGACGAGCGCCTCGCGATCTACCTGCTGGATGTCTGCGGCCATGGCGTCGGGCCCGCCCTGCTGGCCGTGAGTGCCATGAACATGATTCGCGGCGCTTCGATGCCCGGCGCGACGCCCGAGGATCCGGCGTCAGTGCTGCGAGGGCTGAACGAACTCTTCCCGATGACCCGCCACAACGGCATGTTCTTCACGCTCTTCTACGGGGTCTACGAGCGGCCATCGCGCACGCTGCGCTGGTCGAATGCAGGCCATCCACCGGCGCTGGTGGTCGCGCCCGACGGCGCTGCCCGCCGCCTCGATTCGCAGGGCCTGATGATCGGAGCGGTCGACGAGATGACCTGGTCGGCGGTGGAGACCGTCATCGAACCGGGAGCACGGCTGCTGATCTACAGCGATGGCCTCTATGAGCTCCGAATGAGCGATGGCTCCATGTGGAGTCTCGACGACTTCCTCGTTGGCGCCGCCACGGCCGAGCACGAGAGCGGCAACGCCCACGCCCTCGACGCGATTCTCGCACGCAGCAGGGCGATTCAGCGCCGCGACGACTTCTCTGACGACGCGAGCCTGCTCGAAGTCACCTTCCGGACATGA
- a CDS encoding Gfo/Idh/MocA family oxidoreductase has translation MSDLTRRTFMLHGAATAAGALGAAALGEARADDEPAPGGSAPIDELRVGVIGCGGRGSGAALNALHADPSVRIVALADLFGDRLETARRNLSEHGGSRGEVSPERCFAGFDANRQLLDVDLDIVILATPPGFRPAHFQAVIERGRHAFIEKPVAVCPAGVRQVRAAAELADRRDLKVLAGTQRRHEQSYRQAID, from the coding sequence GTGAGCGACCTGACGCGGCGCACCTTCATGTTGCACGGGGCTGCGACCGCTGCGGGCGCTCTCGGCGCGGCGGCGCTGGGAGAGGCCCGAGCCGACGATGAGCCCGCTCCCGGCGGCTCCGCGCCGATCGATGAACTCCGAGTCGGGGTCATCGGTTGCGGAGGACGCGGTTCAGGCGCTGCGCTCAATGCGCTGCACGCGGACCCCTCGGTGCGGATCGTGGCCCTTGCCGACCTCTTCGGCGATCGACTTGAGACCGCTCGCCGCAATCTCTCCGAGCATGGCGGAAGCCGTGGGGAGGTTTCGCCGGAGCGCTGCTTTGCAGGCTTCGACGCCAATCGCCAACTCCTCGATGTCGATCTCGACATCGTCATTCTCGCCACGCCGCCGGGTTTCAGGCCAGCGCACTTCCAGGCGGTGATCGAGCGAGGGCGACACGCCTTCATTGAGAAGCCGGTCGCGGTGTGCCCTGCGGGAGTGCGGCAGGTTCGCGCGGCGGCAGAACTCGCCGACAGGCGCGATCTCAAGGTGCTTGCAGGCACGCAGCGACGCCACGAGCAGAGCTATCGCCAAGCGATCGATTGA